A DNA window from Bradyrhizobium barranii subsp. barranii contains the following coding sequences:
- a CDS encoding Bug family tripartite tricarboxylate transporter substrate binding protein: protein MRGVMRRTFLAACAAVLFSGFAVAQDYPSRPVKIIVPFPAGGSNDIIARIVAQKLTERNGQTFLVENRGGAGGNIGAETVASAEPDGYTLLLTAPPPLTINGSLYKKLPFDPAKAFAPIALIASVPIVLVVNPSVQAKNVGELIALAKAKPGSLNFGSSGIGSTNHLAGELLKSMAGVDIVHVPYRGAAPAMNDLLAGQIPFMFDNMPAVLPQVQGKAINAIAVAGTKRAEALPDVPTVADTIPGFEASSWFGLVAPAKTPAPALAKLSGELETILKMPDVKKRLAVLGAEPGAVFGDAFGQFMTDETAKWGKLVKASGVTVD from the coding sequence ATGCGCGGGGTTATGCGACGCACCTTTCTGGCCGCCTGTGCGGCCGTTCTGTTCTCCGGCTTCGCGGTAGCGCAGGATTATCCCTCCCGACCCGTCAAGATCATCGTGCCGTTCCCGGCCGGCGGGTCCAACGACATCATCGCCCGCATCGTCGCGCAGAAGCTGACTGAGCGGAACGGCCAGACCTTCCTCGTTGAGAACCGCGGCGGCGCCGGCGGCAATATCGGGGCTGAGACGGTCGCGAGCGCTGAGCCCGATGGCTACACCCTGCTGCTGACCGCGCCGCCTCCGCTGACGATCAACGGTTCGCTCTACAAGAAGCTGCCGTTCGATCCGGCCAAGGCGTTTGCTCCGATCGCGCTGATCGCCTCGGTCCCGATCGTGCTGGTGGTCAATCCGTCGGTGCAGGCGAAGAACGTGGGCGAGCTGATCGCGCTGGCCAAGGCGAAGCCCGGCTCGCTCAATTTCGGCTCGTCCGGCATCGGCTCGACGAATCATCTCGCCGGCGAGCTGCTCAAGAGCATGGCCGGCGTGGACATCGTCCACGTGCCCTATCGCGGCGCGGCGCCGGCAATGAACGATCTGCTTGCCGGCCAGATCCCCTTCATGTTCGACAACATGCCGGCAGTGTTGCCGCAGGTGCAAGGCAAGGCCATCAATGCGATCGCGGTAGCCGGCACCAAGCGCGCGGAAGCACTGCCCGACGTGCCGACGGTGGCTGACACCATTCCCGGCTTCGAGGCTTCGTCCTGGTTCGGACTGGTGGCGCCGGCCAAGACGCCTGCGCCCGCGCTCGCCAAGCTGAGCGGCGAGCTCGAGACCATTCTGAAGATGCCGGATGTCAAGAAGCGGCTCGCTGTACTCGGGGCCGAGCCCGGCGCCGTTTTCGGCGACGCATTCGGTCAATTCATGACGGACGAAACCGCAAAATGGGGCAAGCTGGTCAAGGCCTCAGGCGTCACGGTCGATTAG
- a CDS encoding MFS transporter, whose amino-acid sequence MTAATGVSAAAERSTTAHVVWASALGTAIEWYDFLIYGTAAALVFNKLFFPSFDPFVGTLVAFSTYAVGFVARPIGGAIIGHYGDRLGRKTMLVATMIAMGLGTFLIGCLPTYSQIGVWAPILLIILRFVQGIGLGGEWSGAVVMVIEHAGDRRGFYGSLVQIGFPVGVAASTGIFALMTQLPEADFLSWGWRVPFLISILLVGVGFIVRLKLAETPHFKEVVERKEVLAQPVLEVLRRDWRSFLLAIGITVSEVGLAYLLTVFTVVYATTKLGLPRQVILNAVVYAALVEFATLPLAGWLSDIFGRRALYLAGGVFSVALAFPLFWFLDTREPALITFALVVTMTLTHALLFGPKAAFMPELFRTQVRYSGASLGANVAAALSGGFSPLIATALLAWAGSYWAVSVYIIALSVITIIATLMAPETARDALKS is encoded by the coding sequence ATGACGGCAGCAACGGGGGTCTCCGCGGCGGCGGAGAGATCGACGACGGCGCATGTGGTGTGGGCGAGCGCGCTCGGCACCGCGATCGAGTGGTACGATTTCCTGATCTACGGCACGGCAGCTGCACTTGTCTTCAACAAGCTGTTCTTTCCGAGCTTCGATCCCTTTGTCGGAACGCTGGTGGCGTTCTCGACCTATGCGGTCGGCTTCGTGGCGCGTCCGATCGGCGGCGCCATCATCGGGCACTACGGCGACCGGCTCGGCCGCAAGACCATGCTGGTCGCGACCATGATCGCGATGGGGCTCGGCACCTTCCTGATCGGCTGCCTGCCGACTTACAGCCAGATCGGCGTCTGGGCGCCGATCCTGCTCATCATCCTGCGCTTCGTCCAGGGCATCGGGCTCGGGGGCGAATGGAGCGGCGCGGTCGTGATGGTGATCGAGCATGCCGGTGATCGCCGCGGCTTCTACGGCAGCCTGGTGCAGATCGGCTTTCCCGTCGGCGTCGCCGCCTCGACCGGTATCTTCGCCCTGATGACGCAACTGCCCGAGGCCGACTTTTTGAGTTGGGGCTGGCGCGTGCCGTTCCTGATCAGCATCCTGCTCGTCGGCGTCGGCTTCATCGTGCGGCTCAAGCTCGCGGAAACGCCGCATTTCAAGGAAGTCGTCGAGCGCAAGGAAGTGCTGGCGCAGCCGGTGCTGGAGGTGCTGCGCCGCGACTGGCGCAGTTTTCTGCTCGCGATCGGCATCACGGTGTCGGAGGTCGGGCTCGCCTATCTCCTCACCGTCTTCACCGTGGTCTATGCGACGACAAAACTCGGCCTGCCTCGCCAGGTGATCCTGAACGCGGTGGTCTATGCCGCGCTCGTCGAGTTCGCGACGCTGCCGCTCGCCGGCTGGCTCTCCGATATCTTCGGCCGCAGGGCGCTGTATCTCGCCGGCGGGGTGTTCTCGGTGGCGCTGGCGTTTCCGCTGTTCTGGTTCCTCGACACCAGGGAGCCGGCGCTGATCACGTTCGCGCTCGTCGTCACGATGACGCTGACGCACGCCCTGCTGTTCGGGCCGAAGGCGGCGTTCATGCCGGAGCTGTTCCGCACCCAGGTCCGCTACAGCGGCGCATCGCTCGGCGCCAACGTCGCGGCCGCGCTCAGCGGCGGCTTCTCGCCGCTGATTGCGACCGCACTGCTCGCGTGGGCCGGCTCGTACTGGGCGGTGTCGGTCTACATCATCGCGCTGTCGGTCATCACGATCATCGCGACGCTGATGGCGCCGGAGACGGCGCGCGACGCGCTGAAGTCGTAA
- a CDS encoding PdxA family dehydrogenase — protein sequence MATNTNELPVIALTPGDCTGIGPEQIARILSDDRLADAARLVVVGDARVLEMGMAHAGVKLKVERIASPRAATWGHGTVQLVDLGNTDPAKFPIGKANAEAGRLTGETLSRAIDFSKAGEVDAITFAPLNKRAMFDGGWKFPDEHKMFASLLGHKTYFSEMNVLDGQWMSRVTGHQSLREALDGINPASITDSIELVDRMMRKAGVAKPRIAVAALNPHAGENGLFGRDEIEMIRPTVEAAAKTGIACTGPYPADTVYIRAFAGEFDSVVAMYHDQGQIATKLRGFNRGVTVTAGLETVFTTPSHGTAFDIVGTGVAKTGALESAVRLAAQLVSIKVKEAAYAH from the coding sequence ATGGCTACCAACACCAACGAACTGCCCGTCATTGCGCTGACCCCTGGCGACTGTACCGGCATCGGCCCCGAACAGATCGCGCGCATCCTCTCCGACGACCGGCTCGCCGATGCCGCCCGCCTCGTCGTGGTCGGCGATGCTCGCGTGCTCGAGATGGGCATGGCGCATGCCGGAGTGAAGCTGAAGGTCGAGCGGATCGCCTCGCCCAGGGCTGCTACGTGGGGCCACGGCACGGTGCAGCTCGTCGATCTCGGCAACACCGATCCCGCGAAATTCCCGATCGGCAAGGCCAACGCCGAGGCCGGCCGGCTGACCGGCGAGACGCTGTCGCGCGCGATCGATTTCTCCAAAGCCGGCGAGGTCGACGCCATCACCTTCGCGCCGCTGAACAAGCGCGCGATGTTCGACGGCGGCTGGAAGTTTCCCGACGAACACAAGATGTTCGCGAGCCTGCTCGGCCACAAGACCTATTTCTCCGAGATGAACGTGCTCGACGGCCAGTGGATGTCGCGCGTGACCGGGCATCAGTCGCTGCGCGAGGCGCTCGACGGCATCAATCCGGCGAGCATCACCGACTCGATCGAACTGGTCGACCGCATGATGCGCAAGGCTGGCGTCGCCAAGCCGCGCATCGCGGTCGCCGCCCTCAATCCGCATGCCGGCGAGAATGGCCTGTTCGGCCGCGACGAGATCGAGATGATCCGCCCGACGGTCGAGGCCGCCGCGAAGACCGGCATCGCCTGCACCGGGCCTTATCCCGCCGACACCGTCTATATCCGCGCCTTCGCCGGCGAATTCGACAGCGTAGTCGCGATGTATCACGACCAGGGCCAGATTGCGACCAAGCTGCGCGGCTTCAACCGCGGCGTCACCGTCACCGCGGGCCTTGAGACCGTCTTCACCACGCCGTCGCACGGCACCGCGTTCGATATCGTCGGCACGGGCGTCGCCAAGACCGGTGCGCTCGAAAGCGCGGTGCGGCTCGCGGCACAACTGGTATCGATCAAGGTCAAGGAGGCTGCCTATGCACACTGA
- a CDS encoding LysR family transcriptional regulator gives MDLVWLEDFLAIAEEGGFSRAAQRRHVTQPALSRRIRSLEEWLGTPLFERSTHTITLTPAGESFRPVAEDVLRRVLVGREEALEMARLKAETITFAATHSLSQTFFPEWIRNSDSARADSAVQLVASNFAGCEKLLLDAQAHFMLAHYHPTLVSRLDMDRFQRVDLATDVLIPISAPAAKPGRGGRSSKKAQPRYALPGASGAPLPYLAYHPGSGVGRLVTSFLAAKDSTAWLAPGFAAPVMLLVDMAREGRGVTWAPMSLVRADLDSGRLLRAGGADWDIPISVSLFRTRARMTRAAENFWNSVRKGRPGGKSIAAAPRTR, from the coding sequence ATGGACCTGGTCTGGCTGGAGGATTTCCTTGCCATCGCCGAGGAAGGCGGGTTCTCGCGCGCCGCCCAGCGACGGCATGTGACCCAGCCGGCGCTGAGCCGCCGCATCAGGTCGCTCGAGGAGTGGCTGGGCACGCCGCTGTTCGAACGTTCGACCCACACGATCACGCTGACGCCGGCCGGCGAGAGTTTCCGCCCCGTCGCGGAGGACGTGCTGCGCCGGGTTCTGGTCGGGCGCGAGGAAGCGCTCGAAATGGCGCGGCTGAAGGCCGAGACCATCACCTTCGCGGCCACGCATTCACTGTCGCAGACCTTCTTTCCGGAATGGATCCGCAACTCCGACAGCGCGCGGGCCGACTCGGCCGTTCAGCTCGTCGCTTCGAATTTCGCCGGCTGCGAGAAGCTGCTTCTGGACGCGCAAGCGCATTTCATGCTGGCGCACTACCATCCGACGCTGGTGAGCCGGCTCGACATGGACCGCTTCCAGCGCGTCGATCTCGCGACCGACGTGCTGATCCCGATCAGCGCGCCGGCCGCAAAACCGGGCCGCGGTGGACGCAGCAGCAAAAAGGCACAGCCTCGTTACGCCCTGCCCGGCGCATCGGGCGCGCCGCTGCCCTATCTCGCCTATCACCCCGGCTCGGGCGTGGGGCGGCTCGTCACCTCGTTCCTGGCCGCGAAGGATTCGACGGCGTGGCTGGCGCCCGGCTTCGCCGCGCCGGTCATGCTGCTGGTCGACATGGCGCGCGAAGGGCGCGGCGTGACGTGGGCTCCGATGAGCCTCGTCCGCGCCGATCTCGACAGCGGCCGCCTGCTGCGCGCCGGCGGCGCGGATTGGGACATTCCGATCAGCGTCTCGCTGTTCCGCACGCGGGCCCGCATGACCCGGGCGGCCGAGAATTTCTGGAATTCGGTCCGCAAGGGCCGGCCGGGAGGGAAATCCATCGCCGCTGCGCCGCGGACCAGATGA
- a CDS encoding cation:dicarboxylate symporter family transporter, translating into MSRPVSERRRKPLWREPYVLVVAGAALGALFGFLLPTVAVDFKPLGDAFISLIKMTIAPLIFLVVVTGIAQVGDMKAVGRIGLKAFAYFEAVTTICLLISFVVVRWVRPGAGVAHATAQQAETVARYSQAHVGSLSAYIQHMIPESFVGAFAAGDVLQVLVLALLCGIGLLLLGEKAAPLRTGLERITELVFSVVHVVVALAPIGAFGAMAFTVAKFGAATLYALALLVGTAWAMMAFFIFVILNTICRFAGIRLMDLLRLLRNELLVVLGTSSSETAIPGMMEKLPKAGVGRAVAGLVIPSGYSFNLDGVALTLPLSTMFVAQVYGIELSAGQQLSLFVVMLFTSKGAAGVTGGAFAALAATVIAAGLPAEGLALLLGIDRFMSLARSITNTIGNAVAAIVVAKWDGEFNREDWAQSAAQIQAVK; encoded by the coding sequence ATGTCGCGCCCGGTTTCCGAACGCCGCCGCAAGCCGCTCTGGCGCGAGCCGTATGTTCTGGTCGTCGCCGGCGCCGCGCTCGGTGCGCTGTTCGGCTTCCTGCTTCCGACCGTCGCCGTCGACTTCAAGCCGCTCGGCGATGCCTTCATCTCGCTCATCAAGATGACGATCGCGCCGCTGATCTTCCTGGTGGTGGTCACCGGCATCGCGCAGGTCGGCGACATGAAGGCGGTCGGCCGCATCGGGCTCAAGGCCTTCGCCTATTTTGAGGCGGTGACGACCATTTGTCTGTTGATCAGTTTTGTGGTGGTGCGCTGGGTGCGGCCCGGCGCGGGCGTGGCGCATGCCACGGCGCAGCAGGCGGAGACCGTCGCGCGCTATTCGCAGGCCCATGTCGGGTCGCTGTCAGCCTACATCCAGCACATGATCCCGGAGAGTTTTGTCGGCGCGTTCGCGGCCGGCGACGTGCTCCAGGTTCTCGTGCTCGCGCTTCTGTGCGGTATCGGCTTGCTGCTGCTCGGCGAAAAGGCAGCGCCGCTGCGGACGGGCCTTGAGCGGATCACCGAACTCGTCTTCAGCGTCGTGCACGTCGTGGTGGCGCTGGCGCCGATCGGCGCCTTTGGTGCCATGGCTTTCACCGTGGCGAAGTTCGGCGCCGCCACGCTCTATGCGCTGGCGCTATTGGTCGGCACCGCCTGGGCGATGATGGCGTTCTTCATCTTCGTCATTCTCAACACGATCTGCCGTTTCGCCGGCATCCGCCTGATGGACCTGTTGCGACTGCTGCGGAACGAACTGCTGGTCGTGCTCGGCACCTCCTCGTCGGAAACTGCCATCCCCGGCATGATGGAGAAGCTGCCGAAGGCGGGTGTGGGGCGGGCAGTCGCTGGCCTCGTCATTCCCTCCGGCTATTCCTTCAATCTCGATGGCGTCGCGCTGACGCTGCCGCTCTCCACGATGTTCGTCGCCCAGGTCTACGGCATCGAATTGTCGGCCGGCCAGCAATTGAGCCTGTTCGTGGTGATGCTGTTCACCAGCAAAGGCGCCGCGGGCGTCACCGGCGGCGCTTTCGCCGCGCTCGCCGCGACAGTGATCGCCGCGGGATTGCCGGCGGAGGGACTGGCGCTGCTGCTCGGCATCGACCGCTTCATGTCGCTGGCGCGCTCCATCACCAACACCATCGGCAATGCCGTCGCCGCGATCGTGGTCGCGAAATGGGACGGGGAATTCAACCGGGAGGACTGGGCCCAGTCCGCCGCTCAAATCCAAGCAGTGAAGTAA
- a CDS encoding SDR family oxidoreductase, which yields MDLNLGGKVAVVTGGSIGIGRAIAAELAREQAHVVIVARDAERLSASAQEMSRDTGRRVIACAGDMTKPDDIARAMATAREAFGRIDILVNNAGASPMGRIAETPDATWAKSIELKLLGYMRCARNVLPEMRDRRWGRVINIIGRSGHQPRAAYMAGGAVNAALLNFTLALAEECAPDNVLVTGVNPGPVQTDRWDSLISQGAAISGQNQSATNAAAIASVPLGRVGQPHEVSGLVAFLCSDRASFITGTCINVDGGGTRCI from the coding sequence ATGGATCTGAACCTGGGCGGCAAGGTTGCCGTCGTGACCGGCGGCAGTATCGGCATCGGCCGTGCCATTGCCGCCGAACTCGCGCGCGAGCAGGCGCATGTCGTCATCGTCGCCCGCGATGCCGAGCGGCTTTCGGCGTCGGCACAGGAAATGTCGCGGGATACGGGCCGGCGCGTGATCGCCTGTGCCGGCGACATGACCAAGCCCGACGACATCGCCCGCGCGATGGCCACCGCGCGCGAGGCTTTTGGCCGGATCGACATCCTCGTCAACAATGCCGGCGCCTCGCCGATGGGCCGGATCGCGGAGACACCGGATGCGACCTGGGCGAAGTCGATCGAGCTGAAGCTGCTGGGCTACATGCGCTGCGCGCGCAACGTCCTGCCGGAAATGCGCGACCGCCGCTGGGGCCGCGTCATCAACATCATCGGCCGCAGCGGCCATCAGCCGCGCGCGGCCTATATGGCGGGCGGCGCGGTCAACGCGGCGCTGCTCAACTTCACGCTGGCGCTCGCCGAGGAATGCGCGCCGGACAATGTGCTGGTCACCGGCGTCAATCCCGGCCCAGTGCAGACCGACCGCTGGGATAGCCTCATCTCGCAAGGCGCAGCGATCTCGGGTCAGAATCAAAGCGCGACCAATGCCGCCGCGATCGCGTCGGTTCCGCTCGGCCGCGTCGGGCAGCCGCATGAAGTGTCCGGCCTCGTCGCGTTCCTCTGTTCAGACCGCGCATCCTTCATTACTGGTACCTGCATCAATGTCGATGGCGGCGGAACGAGGTGTATCTGA
- a CDS encoding MmgE/PrpD family protein yields the protein MHTDRRTLLQAAAALPLATVGANAAFAQAPTAAPAAAPPKEVTRALAHYLVTAKYEDLPANVRKEGVRSLLNWVGVAIGGSHHETVDVAVSALGPFSGPQQASLFGRRERFDIMNAAFINGVSSHIFDYDDTHLKTIIHPAGPVASAILALSEMQPVSGKEFLNALVLGVETECRIGNSVYPNHYDVGWHITGTAGVFGSAAAVGKLLKLNEQQMTWALGLAASQPVGLRESFGSMNKSFNPGRAASSGIFAAILASKNFTSSDAMIEAKRGWANTISTKQDYNEILGDLGKRYEAALNTYKPFACGIVMHPAIDAAIQLRNGSKVTADQIERVDLKVHPLVLELTGKKTPKAGLEGKFSIYHAVAVAIVEGAGGEKQFSDRAVTDPTVVALRGKVNPVITSGIKPEQVDLTIVLKDGRKLNRYIEHAIGSVEVPMTDKQLETKFSDLAEGIIPAATIRRVMDACWNVENLPNAAEIARMSVAT from the coding sequence ATGCACACTGATCGCAGGACCCTGCTCCAGGCGGCGGCCGCACTGCCGCTTGCCACTGTCGGCGCCAACGCGGCATTCGCGCAGGCACCCACCGCAGCTCCCGCAGCAGCGCCACCCAAGGAGGTGACGCGTGCGCTGGCGCATTATCTCGTGACCGCGAAATACGAAGACCTGCCGGCCAATGTCCGGAAAGAAGGTGTGCGCTCGCTGCTGAACTGGGTCGGCGTCGCCATCGGCGGATCGCATCACGAGACGGTCGATGTCGCGGTCTCCGCGCTCGGTCCGTTCTCCGGGCCGCAGCAGGCCTCGCTGTTCGGGCGGCGCGAGCGGTTCGACATCATGAACGCGGCCTTCATCAACGGCGTGTCGAGCCATATCTTCGACTATGACGACACCCACCTGAAGACGATCATCCATCCTGCCGGTCCCGTTGCCTCGGCCATTCTCGCGCTGTCGGAAATGCAGCCGGTATCGGGCAAGGAATTCCTGAACGCGCTGGTGCTCGGCGTCGAGACCGAGTGCCGGATCGGCAACTCGGTCTATCCGAACCATTACGATGTCGGCTGGCACATCACCGGCACCGCCGGTGTGTTCGGCTCGGCTGCGGCCGTCGGCAAGCTGTTGAAGCTGAACGAGCAGCAGATGACATGGGCGCTCGGCCTTGCCGCCTCGCAGCCGGTGGGCCTGCGCGAATCCTTCGGCTCGATGAACAAGAGCTTCAATCCAGGCCGTGCCGCATCAAGCGGCATTTTCGCGGCGATCCTGGCCTCGAAGAATTTCACCTCGTCCGACGCCATGATCGAGGCCAAGCGCGGCTGGGCCAACACCATCAGCACCAAGCAGGACTACAACGAGATCCTGGGCGACCTCGGCAAACGCTATGAGGCCGCGCTCAATACCTACAAGCCATTCGCCTGCGGCATCGTCATGCACCCGGCGATCGACGCCGCGATCCAGCTCCGCAACGGGAGCAAGGTGACTGCGGACCAGATCGAGCGCGTCGACCTCAAGGTCCATCCGCTGGTGCTGGAACTCACCGGCAAGAAGACGCCGAAGGCGGGCCTCGAAGGCAAGTTCAGCATCTATCACGCGGTCGCGGTGGCGATCGTCGAGGGCGCTGGCGGCGAGAAGCAGTTCAGTGACCGGGCCGTGACCGATCCGACGGTCGTCGCGCTGCGCGGCAAGGTGAACCCGGTCATAACATCAGGCATCAAGCCGGAGCAGGTCGATCTCACCATCGTGCTCAAGGACGGCCGCAAGCTCAACCGCTACATCGAGCATGCGATCGGCAGCGTCGAGGTGCCGATGACGGACAAGCAGCTCGAAACCAAATTCTCGGACCTTGCAGAGGGTATCATCCCTGCTGCGACGATCCGGCGCGTGATGGACGCCTGCTGGAATGTCGAGAACCTGCCGAACGCGGCGGAGATCGCAAGGATGTCGGTCGCAACCTGA
- a CDS encoding alpha/beta fold hydrolase, whose product MGSELRKIGVSEDCELAVRIDDYLLPWDTKPPVVMLHGLAESGEAFRRWVPYFATHHLVVRPDLRGYGDSTPMQGDYVYRFAGLGDDIIRMLDALKLDRVFLVGGKIGGTLAMHLTAKHPDRVIAVAAVGAPASLTSFNERAPTWRKQIREQGVEPWVRETTAGRLGSSLPPAALDWWIKLMTKTKASTLEAFLQMVPTVDVTGELPSIKRPTLVITTTGSGLGDVASVKAWQETIPGSKLEVLPGDSYHVAATDPDVCAQKVRAFFDRVAT is encoded by the coding sequence ATGGGTAGCGAACTGCGGAAGATCGGTGTCAGCGAGGATTGCGAGCTTGCGGTTCGCATCGACGATTATCTGCTGCCGTGGGACACCAAGCCGCCGGTCGTGATGCTGCACGGGCTCGCCGAAAGCGGCGAGGCGTTTCGGCGCTGGGTGCCCTATTTCGCCACGCATCACCTCGTGGTGCGCCCTGACCTGCGCGGCTATGGCGATTCGACGCCGATGCAGGGCGATTATGTCTATCGCTTCGCCGGCCTCGGCGACGACATCATCCGGATGCTGGACGCGCTGAAGCTCGATCGCGTTTTCCTGGTTGGCGGCAAAATCGGCGGCACCCTGGCGATGCACCTGACCGCAAAACACCCGGATCGGGTGATCGCGGTCGCCGCGGTCGGCGCGCCGGCTTCGCTGACCTCGTTCAACGAGCGGGCGCCGACCTGGCGCAAGCAGATCCGCGAGCAGGGCGTCGAGCCCTGGGTGCGCGAGACCACGGCCGGCCGGCTCGGCTCGTCGCTGCCGCCGGCGGCGCTGGACTGGTGGATCAAGCTGATGACGAAGACCAAGGCCTCGACGTTGGAAGCGTTCCTTCAGATGGTGCCGACCGTCGACGTCACCGGCGAGCTTCCGTCCATCAAGCGTCCGACGCTGGTGATCACCACGACCGGCTCCGGTCTTGGCGACGTCGCCTCCGTGAAGGCATGGCAGGAGACGATTCCGGGCTCGAAGCTGGAAGTGCTGCCGGGCGATTCCTATCACGTCGCCGCGACTGACCCGGACGTCTGCGCGCAAAAAGTTCGCGCGTTCTTCGATCGCGTC
- a CDS encoding glycosyl hydrolase family 79 N-terminal domain-containing protein — translation MTVSRIKSAFGLLRPQMLLMSLLAATTLDAARAGGVSIAPAELKAIGTIDARFQSYNIEMVEVTGGRFWKPYPRTMRALDERDRYGERPPIDLANARLHKLAAALAPAYLRVSGTWANATFFADTNHAPAKPPPGFNDVLSRNRWRDVIDFARAVDAEIVTSFAISPGSRDADGVWKTDQAQRLIDTTRSLGGHIAAVEFMNEPTLAATNGAPPGYDAAAYGRDFRVFREWMQRAAPETLIVGPGSTGDAPSPSGSGITTHDLLATSAPGIDRFSYHHYNTLSPRCGGRDDPAQALSSDWLARTDATFATYRALRDTFEPGKPIWLTETANAACGGNPSDKTFLDTFRYLDQHGRLARAGVQVVMHNTLAASDYGLLDEGTFRPRPSYWAALLWHRLMGTIVLDANPVAAPDLHLYAHCHPGMRGAVSVLAINASRHASSTLTLSHPDERYTIHATRLQDATVQLNGKTLALSADDELPRLEPRATPAGAIRLVPATVTFLAFPDAANPACR, via the coding sequence ATGACCGTGTCGCGGATCAAGTCGGCCTTCGGGCTGCTTCGGCCGCAGATGCTGCTGATGAGCCTGCTCGCTGCCACAACGTTAGACGCGGCGCGCGCCGGCGGCGTCTCCATCGCACCCGCCGAGCTGAAAGCGATCGGGACGATCGATGCGCGCTTTCAATCCTACAATATCGAGATGGTGGAGGTGACCGGCGGCCGGTTCTGGAAGCCTTATCCGCGAACGATGCGCGCGCTCGATGAGCGGGATCGTTACGGCGAGAGGCCGCCGATCGATCTTGCCAATGCGCGGCTGCACAAGCTCGCCGCCGCTTTGGCGCCGGCCTATCTGCGCGTGAGCGGCACCTGGGCCAATGCGACGTTCTTTGCCGACACGAACCATGCGCCGGCCAAGCCCCCGCCGGGATTCAATGACGTGCTCAGCCGCAACCGATGGCGCGACGTCATCGACTTTGCGCGCGCAGTCGACGCGGAGATCGTCACCTCCTTCGCGATCAGTCCGGGCAGCCGCGATGCGGATGGCGTGTGGAAGACCGATCAGGCGCAGCGCCTGATCGACACGACGCGTTCGCTGGGTGGCCACATCGCGGCGGTGGAATTCATGAACGAGCCGACGCTTGCGGCGACGAACGGCGCGCCGCCGGGATATGATGCGGCCGCTTATGGCCGGGACTTCAGGGTCTTTCGCGAATGGATGCAACGCGCGGCGCCCGAGACGCTGATCGTCGGTCCGGGTTCAACCGGCGACGCGCCGTCGCCATCCGGGTCAGGCATCACCACGCACGATCTGCTCGCCACATCCGCCCCCGGCATCGATCGCTTCTCCTATCATCACTACAACACGCTCTCGCCGCGCTGCGGCGGCCGCGACGATCCGGCGCAGGCGCTCTCCTCGGACTGGCTGGCACGCACCGACGCGACGTTCGCGACCTACCGCGCCCTGCGCGACACATTCGAGCCGGGCAAGCCGATCTGGCTGACGGAGACGGCAAACGCCGCCTGCGGCGGCAATCCATCGGACAAGACCTTTCTCGACACCTTCCGCTATCTCGACCAGCACGGACGCCTCGCAAGGGCCGGCGTCCAGGTGGTGATGCACAACACGCTGGCCGCCAGCGACTACGGCCTGCTCGACGAGGGAACGTTCCGTCCGCGGCCGAGCTACTGGGCTGCGCTGCTCTGGCATCGGCTGATGGGAACGATCGTGCTCGACGCGAACCCGGTCGCCGCGCCAGATCTCCATCTCTACGCGCATTGCCATCCGGGCATGCGGGGCGCCGTATCCGTGCTCGCAATCAACGCGTCGCGGCACGCATCATCGACCCTGACGCTGTCACACCCCGACGAGCGTTACACGATACATGCGACGCGGCTGCAAGACGCGACAGTTCAGCTGAACGGCAAGACGCTCGCGCTGAGTGCCGACGACGAACTGCCCCGACTTGAGCCGCGCGCAACACCTGCGGGAGCGATCCGGCTGGTGCCGGCGACCGTCACCTTCCTGGCGTTTCCGGACGCAGCAAACCCCGCCTGCCGGTGA